A genomic stretch from bacterium includes:
- a CDS encoding pentapeptide repeat-containing protein — protein sequence MPWQSEAGACLRFASIVIALVCASSSALAASYQRTDGSVVDPIRYAWVSTGDSGSPLHPYDGVDLAPAVDLRGADLAWADLREANLVGANLHDTRVTQASLRGADLAGATLGGYMGFGADLAWANLRGVTWRDSSTSEFELGFADLSFADLRGWQADEMGAASASFVQAILEGAYLTIYAPGADFSNALLRDVVFAYIDDTPTSLRDARLRGADLTGTRFTSQFLDHPDEIFDRYRVDLEGADFSGAILRDVVGLGDTIGSARYDGRTDFTNAWADQDGSVPFDPIAAGWTFVPEPSSAVLVGLGLVGLASRHARPRRPAVG from the coding sequence TTGCCGTGGCAGAGCGAGGCCGGGGCGTGCCTCCGCTTCGCCTCGATCGTGATCGCGCTCGTCTGCGCATCGAGCTCTGCACTCGCCGCGTCCTACCAGCGTACGGACGGCAGTGTGGTGGACCCGATCCGCTACGCATGGGTCAGCACGGGCGATTCTGGCTCGCCGCTCCATCCCTACGACGGCGTCGATCTGGCACCCGCTGTCGATCTCCGAGGGGCCGACTTGGCCTGGGCCGACCTGAGGGAGGCGAATCTCGTGGGTGCCAATCTCCATGATACCCGCGTGACCCAGGCGAGTCTCCGGGGCGCCGATCTCGCCGGGGCGACCCTGGGCGGGTATATGGGCTTTGGGGCCGACCTGGCGTGGGCGAATCTGCGGGGCGTGACCTGGCGAGACTCGAGCACGAGCGAGTTCGAGCTGGGCTTTGCGGACCTCTCCTTCGCCGATCTTCGAGGCTGGCAAGCCGACGAGATGGGGGCCGCTTCCGCCTCGTTCGTGCAGGCCATCCTCGAAGGGGCGTACCTGACGATCTATGCCCCGGGAGCAGACTTTTCGAACGCGCTCCTGCGCGACGTGGTCTTCGCGTACATCGACGACACGCCAACGTCGCTTCGTGACGCCCGGCTGCGCGGGGCCGACCTGACCGGCACGCGGTTCACGAGCCAGTTTCTCGACCATCCCGACGAAATCTTCGATCGATACCGGGTCGATCTCGAGGGGGCGGATTTCTCCGGCGCGATCCTGCGCGACGTGGTGGGGCTGGGCGACACGATCGGGTCGGCGCGCTACGACGGCCGAACGGACTTCACGAACGCCTGGGCGGACCAGGACGGCAGCGTTCCCTTCGATCCGATCGCGGCCGGTTGGACGTTCGTGCCCGAACCGAGCAGCGCGGTCCTCGTAGGACTCGGGTTGGTCGGGCTCGCTTCACGTCACGCCCGTCCCCGGCGCCCCGCCGTCGGGTGA
- a CDS encoding FAD-dependent monooxygenase: MDHRVTIVGAGPAGALLAWILSSRGVDTLLIERQSDFDREFRGEILMPSGLRALEEAGVALEADALLPVSVFEGWMNGQPFLRLAIEAEVADDGPRPPAAVSQPKLLERLVAMAEGTGHFAFRRGTTVRRIERTGEGRSVLHTRDARGESKVETSFLIGADGRGSVSRRALAPRVEDRGTRLDVVWFKMAYPEAWSPGTARFIGGRGQLLIAGATADGLLQMGWVILKGTFGELKSRSHGEWVEELGHHVDPELAAHIRDRADTITRPFLLNAVSDRVVGWATPGALLIGDAAHTMSPVGGQGVNIALRDAIVAANALVPAFRSGGDVEGAAARIEETRAREVDLIQRMQAIPPKVMLGTRSIHALARRVAARVLSTSFGRARASAGANLFLNGVTKVELTV; encoded by the coding sequence GTGGATCATCGAGTCACCATCGTCGGGGCCGGTCCCGCCGGCGCACTGCTGGCCTGGATCCTTTCCTCCCGCGGCGTCGACACGCTCCTGATCGAGCGCCAGTCCGACTTCGATCGCGAGTTCCGGGGCGAGATCCTGATGCCGAGTGGGCTCCGCGCCCTCGAGGAGGCGGGGGTCGCGCTGGAGGCGGATGCGCTGCTTCCGGTCTCGGTCTTCGAGGGATGGATGAACGGCCAGCCCTTCCTTCGGCTGGCGATCGAGGCCGAGGTTGCGGACGACGGCCCGCGCCCGCCCGCGGCGGTATCGCAGCCGAAGCTGCTCGAACGGCTCGTGGCGATGGCCGAGGGCACGGGGCACTTCGCGTTTCGGCGCGGGACCACCGTCCGCCGGATCGAGCGCACCGGCGAGGGGCGGTCGGTTCTGCATACCCGGGACGCCCGGGGTGAGTCGAAGGTCGAGACTTCGTTCCTGATCGGCGCCGACGGTCGGGGCTCCGTCTCGCGTCGCGCCCTCGCACCGCGCGTCGAGGACCGCGGCACACGGCTCGACGTGGTCTGGTTCAAGATGGCCTATCCCGAGGCCTGGTCGCCGGGCACCGCGCGTTTCATCGGCGGTCGCGGCCAGCTCCTGATCGCGGGCGCGACCGCCGACGGTCTGCTCCAGATGGGATGGGTGATCCTCAAGGGCACGTTCGGTGAGCTCAAGAGCCGGTCCCACGGCGAATGGGTCGAAGAGCTCGGTCACCACGTCGATCCGGAGCTCGCCGCGCACATCCGTGATCGGGCGGACACGATCACCCGCCCGTTCCTGCTGAACGCCGTTTCGGATCGGGTCGTCGGCTGGGCCACGCCCGGGGCGCTCCTGATCGGCGACGCTGCGCACACGATGTCCCCGGTCGGCGGCCAGGGCGTGAACATCGCCCTGCGCGACGCGATCGTCGCCGCGAACGCGCTCGTCCCGGCCTTCCGGTCCGGCGGGGACGTCGAGGGCGCCGCTGCGCGGATCGAGGAAACGCGGGCGAGGGAGGTCGACCTGATCCAGCGGATGCAGGCGATCCCGCCGAAGGTGATGCTCGGGACCCGGTCGATCCATGCGCTCGCGCGCCGCGTCGCCGCGCGGGTCCTGAGCACGTCGTTCGGTCGCGCCCGTGCTTCCGCGGGCGCGAACCTGTTCCTGAATGGCGTGACGAAAGTCGAGCTGACGGTCTAG
- a CDS encoding DUF2358 domain-containing protein translates to MPEPDESLAHMMAAWNEPEPARVRAHLDAALSPDVVFIDPSIVTRGIDEFEANVHEVHDRLPGAEYRRASGLDHHHDLVRYAWEIRRDGELVLPGFDVTEFDDDGRVVRVLGFFGPLPEDEA, encoded by the coding sequence ATGCCCGAACCCGACGAATCCCTCGCCCACATGATGGCGGCCTGGAACGAGCCCGAGCCCGCCCGCGTGCGCGCCCATCTCGACGCCGCCCTCTCCCCCGACGTCGTCTTCATCGACCCGAGCATCGTGACGCGCGGCATCGACGAGTTCGAAGCCAACGTCCACGAGGTCCACGACCGCCTGCCCGGAGCCGAGTACCGACGAGCCAGCGGACTCGACCACCACCACGACCTGGTCCGATACGCCTGGGAGATCCGACGCGACGGCGAGCTGGTGCTCCCCGGCTTCGACGTCACCGAGTTCGACGACGACGGACGCGTCGTGCGGGTGCTCGGGTTCTTCGGACCGCTCCCCGAGGACGAAGCCTGA
- a CDS encoding TetR/AcrR family transcriptional regulator yields MARQADRSAATRARVLDAAQALFAEQGYEATSTDAILEASGISRGALYHHFATKQAVFEAVFQRASDAAIERAVRGAPESPSPLETLVQVCLRWLKEVRKPAVAAIVIEQGPQVLGWKRARDLEAQTSLGLMIRGLERAEQAGEVDVESADLAARFLNAVLAEAALAIVHRRPRLSNAAIERSIRQVIEGLRPRGD; encoded by the coding sequence ATGGCGAGACAGGCCGACAGAAGCGCTGCGACGCGCGCACGGGTGCTCGACGCCGCCCAGGCGCTCTTCGCCGAGCAGGGGTACGAGGCGACGTCGACCGACGCGATCCTCGAGGCGTCCGGCATCAGTCGAGGGGCGCTCTACCACCACTTCGCGACGAAGCAGGCCGTGTTCGAAGCGGTCTTCCAGCGCGCCTCCGACGCCGCGATCGAGCGCGCGGTCCGCGGCGCGCCCGAGTCGCCGTCGCCCCTCGAGACCCTCGTCCAGGTCTGCCTGCGTTGGCTGAAAGAGGTCCGGAAGCCGGCCGTCGCCGCCATCGTGATCGAGCAGGGGCCGCAGGTCCTGGGTTGGAAGCGCGCTCGCGACCTCGAGGCCCAGACGAGCCTCGGCCTGATGATCCGCGGCCTCGAGCGGGCCGAGCAGGCTGGAGAGGTCGATGTGGAGTCCGCGGACCTCGCTGCCCGGTTTCTGAACGCGGTGCTGGCCGAGGCAGCGCTCGCGATCGTGCATCGCCGGCCCCGGCTGTCGAACGCCGCGATCGAGCGTTCGATCCGCCAGGTGATCGAGGGGCTGCGTCCGCGCGGAGATTGA